In Zea mays cultivar B73 chromosome 7, Zm-B73-REFERENCE-NAM-5.0, whole genome shotgun sequence, the following proteins share a genomic window:
- the LOC100281774 gene encoding taxane 13-alpha-hydroxylase precursor, translating into MDSSLVLALIAVALPVLLHLLKRGKTPWRPAAAKLPPGSLGLPVIGQSIGLLRAMRANTAERWILDRIHRYGPVSKLSLFGRPTVLVAGSAANRFIFFSSALAMQQPRSVQRILGDKSILELTGADHKRIRGALVEFLKPDMLRLYVGKIDGEVRRHLDECWAGRCTVTVMPHMKRLTFDIISLLLFGLERSPLQDALAGDFARVMDGIWAVPVNLPFTAFSRSLRASARARRLIAGIARETRAKLERGEASRSSDLIACLLSLTDHSGARLLSEEEIVDNSMVALVAGHDTSSILMTFMVRHLANDPDTLAAMVQEHDEIAKNKGDGQTLDWEDLAKMKYTWRVALETLRLVPPIFGNFRRAMQDIEFDGYLIPKGWQVFWAASVTHMDTGIFHEPAKFDPSRFENQSAASAPPCSFVAFGGGPRICVGMEFARIETLVTMHYLVRRFRWKLCCKNDTFARDPMPSPLHGLPIELEQKASP; encoded by the exons ATGGATTCTTCTCTTGTCCTAGCGCTTATCGCCGTCGCCTTGCCCGTGCTCCTCCATCTCCTAAAGAGGGGAAAGACGCCATGGCGGCCGGCCGCGGCCAAGCTGCCGCCGGGCTCCCTTGGCCTGCCGGTGATCGGCCAGAGCATCGGTCTTCTCCGCGCCATGCGCGCCAACACTGCCGAGCGGTGGATCCTGGACCGGATACACCGGTACGGTCCGGTGTCCAAGCTGTCGCTGTTCGGCAGGCCGACGGTGCTCGTCGCGGGGTCGGCGGCCAACAGGTTCATCTTCTTCAGCAGCGCCTTAGCGATGCAGCAGCCTCGGTCAGTGCAGCGGATCCTGGGGGACAAGAGCATCCTGGAGCTCACGGGCGCCGACCACAAGCGGATCCGCGGCGCGCTGGTCGAGTTCCTCAAGCCGGACATGCTGAGGCTGTACGTGGGCAAGATCGACGGCGAGGTTCGGCGCCACCTCGACGAGTGCTGGGCCGGCCGCTGCACCGTCACGGTGATGCCGCACATGAAGAGGCTCACGTTCGACATCATCTCCCTGCTGCTCTTCGGCCTCGAGCGGAGCCCGCTCCAGGACGCCCTCGCGGGCGACTTCGCCCGCGTCATGGATGGCATATGGGCCGTCCCGGTGAACCTGCCGTTCACGGCGTTCAGCCGGAGCCTCAGGGCCAGCGCCAGGGCTCGCCGGCTGATCGCGGGGATCGCGCGGGAGACCAGGGCCAAGCTGGAAAGGGGCGAGGCCTCCCGTAGCAGCGACCTCATCGCGTGCCTGCTCAGTCTGACCGACCACAGCGGCGCGCGGCTGCTGAGCGAGGAGGAGATCGTGGACAACTCCATGGTGGCCCTCGTCGCCGGTCACGACACGTCGTCAATTCTCATGACGTTCATGGTCCGCCACCTCGCCAACGACCCGGACACCCTCGCCGCCATGGTCCAAG AGCACGACGAGATCGCAAAGAACAAGGGCGACGGCCAGACCCTGGACTGGGAGGACCTGGCGAAGATGAAGTACACGTGGCGCGTCGCGCTGGAGACCCTTCGCTTGGTGCCTCCCATCTTCGGCAACTTCCGGCGAGCGATGCAGGACATCGAGTTCGACGGCTACCTCATCCCAAAAGGATGGCAGGTGTTCTGGGCGGCGAGCGTGACGCACATGGACACGGGCATCTTCCACGAGCCGGCAAAGTTCGACCCGTCCCGGTTCGAGAACCAGTCGGCGGCATCGGCGCCGCCGTGCTCGTTCGTCGCGTTCGGCGGGGGTCCGAGGATCTGCGTCGGCATGGAGTTCGCCAGGATCGAGACGCTGGTGACGATGCATTACCTTGTCAGGCGGTTTAGGTGGAAGCTCTGCTGCAAGAACGATaccttcgccagggaccccatgcCATCGCCGCTGCACGGACTGCCCATAGAACTTGAGCAGAAGGCATCGCCATGA